The Novosphingobium pentaromativorans US6-1 genomic interval CGCGAACTTGGCATCGAGAACCTGCGCAAATAGTTCGCTACCCCTGACGTCGATGCCTACCGTGAATCCGTGTCCCTACAATGCACAGAGGCCGATAGGACCATGGCAACAGAGGCGATTGTCGCACTGGAACAGCAGCGCGGTTTCGCGCTTAGTGACGAGCAGAAGGGCGCGATCCTGGCTCTGGTATCCGGTAATAATGCTATTCAGGTCATTCAGGGCGATGCAGGTACCGGCAAGTCGACCCTGTTCAGCTTTGCGGCCGCGATCACGGCACAAGTTGGTCGCGCGCCCTTGTTCCTTACGTCGCAGGCCTCGCTCGTCGCCGAAATGCGCGAAAGCGGCCTCGATGCGCATACGCTTGCCTCGGTGCTGGTCGCGCATGCCGACAGGGCGGGGCGCATGTCGCCAGGCGAGCGGGGAAGGGCGCTTTTTGAGGACCGCCTCGTCATCGTCGAGGAGGCGTCCATGGTCTCGACCCGCGAGGCAGCACTGTTGATCGAGCTGGCCGACAAGGCAGGCGCGCTGAAGCTTGCCTTTGTAGGGGACGAAAGGCAGATCGACCCGGTCCAGGCAGGACGCGCATTCAGCCTGATGCAACAGCACGGCGTGCCGACCGAGACCTTGACCGAAAATCGCCGTCAGCTCGATCCTGCGCTACGCGAAGCAGTAGAACATGCGCGGAAAGGGGATCTCGGCAAGACCTTCGATGTGCTGGGCGAGCGCGTTATCGAACGGGCAGACCCGGCTGCAGCGGCGGCCGCCTTGTACCTGTCCCTGTCGCCACATGAACGGGACCGGACGGCGTTGCTGACATCGGGGCATGTGCTGCGGGAAGCCGTGCTCGACCATGTCCGCGACGGCTTGCTAGCGCGCGGCGAACTCGGCTCGCAGGTGCTTTCCATCGAAACGCTGGACCGGCTGAACCTCACGCGGGAGGAATTGCGCAACATCCGCAGTTGGGCCGAAGGCATGAGGCTGGAGGTGTATCGGGATCAGGCGGGCCTCAATCGCGGTTCGTACAAGATCGGCATCGTCTCGCCTGAAGACAATCTTGTGCAGCTGACGTCGGGAGGCGAAGAATATTGGCTCGATCCGCGCGGGCTTCCTCCATCTGGCTCAGGTGTCAGCCTGGCTGTACCCGGGCGGACGGAGGTGAGGGAAGGGGACCGGCTGATGTTCACCACGCCCGACAAGGATCTCGGTGTCGTCAACGGGACGCGGGCAGTGGTGACTGCGATCGAAGGAGAGACGCTTCACCTGGCGAATGGCGAGCGGCAATATGCTCTTGGCCCGGACGATCCGGCGCGGGAGCACATTGGTCATGCGGCGGTGCTCAACATGCACCGTGCTCAGGGGATCACGGTCGATCGCGCTATCGCGGTGATGTCGAGCGGTGACCGGCTCCTCAACAGCGAAAGCCTCCACTATGTTCTGGAGACGCGGGCGCGAGAGGAGCTTACTCTTGTGACCGACGACAAGGCCGCGCTTCGAGACAGCATCGAGGGCCACCGCGGCAGTGTCCCGCACGCGATGGATCTCGCGCCCGAACTGAGTGACGCTGACGGGGAGGCGTTCGACCCTAAAACAGGCGAGTTGCTGGAGAACCCGGTCCGCGATGCGCCAAGCCCGGCCGAACTGTTCGAAAAGGCGATGGCGAGGGAATTTCCCGCTCCTGAAAAGGAACGTGAGCCCCAGCGGGAGAATGAGGTGGAACGCGAGGAGCCCGACATCGGCGACGACTTCGAGATGGAGATGTGAAAGTGCAGCCTTGCTCTATGCGTTGACCAGCGGGAACATCACTCGTCGACAAGACAGGCATGTTCGGACCAACTTTTTCCCCAGCGTTCCAGGGGCTCCGATCATGAATAGCGGGGTCGAGGTCTGAATGTCCCATGATGGTTCTCCGATGGCCGGAATGGCCAGCGCGAGTATAGACCCATCGCCTCTCACCTTTGACATGTGTCGCGCGACACTTGACAGTCCTGCGGCACCGGGCTAAGCCCGCATGATGGAAATAGAGAGCATCAGGCACAAGGGCCTGCGCCGCTTCTTCGAGACGGGTAACGCCAAAGGCCTGGTTGGAGATGCGGGGCGACTGCGCAAGATGCTCGCCTTCATCGACGCTGCGGAAAGCTTCGAGGAGCTGTCGGTGCCTCCGAACTTCGGATTGCATGAGCTGACAGGCGATCGGAAGGGGATCTGGTCGATGACGGTTACGAGAAACTGGCGGATGACCTTCGGTTTGAATGACGAAGGCGCGCTGATCGATATGGATCTGGAGGATTATCATGGCGCTTAAGATGCACCCGTCGCTCGCGGTCCACGTGGGGGACTGGCTGAAGACGGAAATCGTGGAGCCCGCGCAGGTCAGCGTGACGGCTTTGGCCGAGCATTTTGGTGTATCGAGGCAGGCATTGAGCACCTTGCTGAATGGCAATTCGAACCTGTCTGCCGATATGGCTATCCGGTTTGAGAAGGCCTTTGGCATCAAGGCCGACACGCTGTTGCGGATGCAGACGACCTATGAACTGGCCCAGGCTCGCAAGCACGAGCAGGATATAAAGGTCGAGAAACTCGCAACAGCTGCCTGACATCGCCAACATAACCGACATTCAATGGCAATTACCTGCCCCCTGAAACCCTCCGTTCGTTCATCAAACTACAACATCGGCACCAACAACCGATCTTGGGGACGAAGCCGTTATTCCTCCCCGCATCGCCAAAACGTCGGTTTTCGACAAGAGCCGACTTACGCGCACCGGGCCAACCTCGTCGATTGGCATGGCCGTACGTAGGTGATGCAGTGCATCCCGCGGCGAGGACGAGTCATCAGGACTTACGCAATGCCCAGTGCCTTCGCCCTAGGGGCGGACCCAGCCCAACCATCTCGCGCTTCATCGTGCTAGACTGCGAACAAGATAGGTCTCGAGCTTCTTACGAAACGCAGGGTCATTAGCGCGAACCACTTCATCGTGTCCCAAGCCCTCCAGTATCCACCACTCGCTTCCTGGCGGTGCTGCCCGGTACATGGCTTCAATCTCAGCGGGAGGAGTGTATGCGTCGAGCTCTCCCCCAACCACCATGACCGGAACGCGAACCTTGTTCATGGCTGCGAGGGGAGACAATTTATCCGGTCCAACTCCATAGCGTGGAATGGACTGATAGCTCAGCATCGGTTCGATTGCCACTGCCGGCAGGGTCCCGACGGCGGCTTCGATGCGATTGAAAATGGCCGTGCGAATGTCAGGGTAGACCGACATCATCACAAGAGCGTCGACGTCGAGAGGGCCTCTGTCGCCAAGAACGCTGGCCGCACCGCCCAGAGAGAAACCGATTGCCCCCAGCTTGCTCGCGGGGTGCTGCTGCCTGAGCCACGCGAGTGCGGCATGGGCATCACGGGCTTCAAGATAGCCGAAACTTTTGCTTTGTGGACTGGATTGGCCATGTCCGCGCATATCGATGGACAGCACGGAATAGCCTTCGCCTGCCAACCACGTTGCCATATCGAGCATATCTCGCCGATTGCCGCCGTTGCCGTGCAACAAGAGAATGGCCGGGGCGGTGGAATCGTCAGCCTTCCAGTAACTCGCAGCGATCTCGACCTGATCCGATGTCGTCAACCGGATTTCGGTGGCGGGCGCGGGGGCAGGTTCAACCGACGCGTTGGTCGCGCCAGTCATTGCCGAACCAACAACCCAGATGCCGGTAAGTCCGGCAATCAAAGCCAGCATCCCCATACAGCCCAATCGTGTTCGCCACGTTAGGAATGATCGCCTTCTTGCCTTTGAGGACATTTCAACCTTCGCCAAGGCTGGAATTTTCGAGGGTCTATCACAATATAATTCAAAGCTATGTTAATGTGACCGCTTTTGGCTTGTGTCCGGAAAATCCGGTTCCGGGATGCCAATTGCAATAGCTGCGGTTAGGGTTTGGCAGGCTGCTGCCGCCAACAGAGCCGTCGTTCCCGGTCTCAGAACCAACCGTTGAAACCGGACATAGATTCACGCGGCGGATCATGGGTGAAACAGGGCCGGTTTCGGACCGTCCGGTCTGGGCTCTAAAACTAAAGAAAGCCGCCATTCCTCGATAGGGCAAGA includes:
- a CDS encoding ATP-dependent DNA helicase translates to MATEAIVALEQQRGFALSDEQKGAILALVSGNNAIQVIQGDAGTGKSTLFSFAAAITAQVGRAPLFLTSQASLVAEMRESGLDAHTLASVLVAHADRAGRMSPGERGRALFEDRLVIVEEASMVSTREAALLIELADKAGALKLAFVGDERQIDPVQAGRAFSLMQQHGVPTETLTENRRQLDPALREAVEHARKGDLGKTFDVLGERVIERADPAAAAAALYLSLSPHERDRTALLTSGHVLREAVLDHVRDGLLARGELGSQVLSIETLDRLNLTREELRNIRSWAEGMRLEVYRDQAGLNRGSYKIGIVSPEDNLVQLTSGGEEYWLDPRGLPPSGSGVSLAVPGRTEVREGDRLMFTTPDKDLGVVNGTRAVVTAIEGETLHLANGERQYALGPDDPAREHIGHAAVLNMHRAQGITVDRAIAVMSSGDRLLNSESLHYVLETRAREELTLVTDDKAALRDSIEGHRGSVPHAMDLAPELSDADGEAFDPKTGELLENPVRDAPSPAELFEKAMAREFPAPEKEREPQRENEVEREEPDIGDDFEMEM
- a CDS encoding type II toxin-antitoxin system RelE/ParE family toxin gives rise to the protein MEIESIRHKGLRRFFETGNAKGLVGDAGRLRKMLAFIDAAESFEELSVPPNFGLHELTGDRKGIWSMTVTRNWRMTFGLNDEGALIDMDLEDYHGA
- a CDS encoding HigA family addiction module antitoxin, yielding MALKMHPSLAVHVGDWLKTEIVEPAQVSVTALAEHFGVSRQALSTLLNGNSNLSADMAIRFEKAFGIKADTLLRMQTTYELAQARKHEQDIKVEKLATAA
- a CDS encoding alpha/beta hydrolase, giving the protein MLALIAGLTGIWVVGSAMTGATNASVEPAPAPATEIRLTTSDQVEIAASYWKADDSTAPAILLLHGNGGNRRDMLDMATWLAGEGYSVLSIDMRGHGQSSPQSKSFGYLEARDAHAALAWLRQQHPASKLGAIGFSLGGAASVLGDRGPLDVDALVMMSVYPDIRTAIFNRIEAAVGTLPAVAIEPMLSYQSIPRYGVGPDKLSPLAAMNKVRVPVMVVGGELDAYTPPAEIEAMYRAAPPGSEWWILEGLGHDEVVRANDPAFRKKLETYLVRSLAR